Within the Salvia hispanica cultivar TCC Black 2014 chromosome 4, UniMelb_Shisp_WGS_1.0, whole genome shotgun sequence genome, the region CGGTTGCTGGAACCACACATGCAGCAACAGAGTCAACCGGTGGTCCCTCGCCCGATACAGCATCAACGTACAGTCGCCCGGGACCACGTCAGTGCCCACCAACGGTTGTTTGATGATTACTTTGTTGAGGAGCCGCGGTGGGGAGAGCCGTTTTTCCGTCGACATTTTAGAATGCACCGACCGCTCTTTCTGCATATCGTGTCAGTGCTAGAGGCCTGGTACAAGTATTTCCAATTAAGAGAGGATGCGAGCGGCAGACCCGGGCTATCGCCAAAAGTGCACCGCTACAATTAGGCAGTTGGCTTATGGAGGCGTGACCaatatgttcgacgagtaccttcgCATCGGCGAAACGACTGCCCTCGAATGtctgattaatttttttcggGACATcatgttggggtttgtatactaaaagatgcttcgagcgtacatgcctttgtacagtcagcttgtgcatgtatacgagaaatgCCACGTCCtcttgtttacctaattatgagaataaataatataatataatggtttattatttctgatttattgttgaaatatgataaacaagtctaaggctttttactaagaaggtcaagtaaggaaattcgatgaatctcctcatgagttttccagtaggggacttggccagatctagtaagaagaaaaacgtattcacaacctagataggctttggctacctattggtatgGTTGCGGtgtttttgataattttctcttacctaagaagagattaataacaccggtgtggtaaagcactgaaaggatctaatacgaaatgtattcttttgctatctactgtaagaatatatatttcagaaaatttagtattttctagtctatgaaattaatatcaatattgtttatttaatcaaacgCCATTTTCACTTATCAATATGGgagagagtttgtacgtaactcaaacatgatatcttgggtggtagtaattgaataacatgaaggtattggaatattatttcatagaattcgcgtgcccagtgtgatATGATTAAATTCCTAAAAGGGTGATCCCcaatgaggtgtttgaaaaagaaatttattattcagaaatcttcgcagttggaatttattccacgaatagtaaataaagtttcaaactagaaaactctttggagaattaatttaattctagtcacatagcagacaaaagaattaaattgacggatcaagataatcttaaacgcgggaagtattataaaataaaattgacccaagttatttgtaatttggtgatttaagtgggagtgcaatattattctttagtggaacaaaataatattccattgataatatattaaatcatgggtcatttgatttaattagtaatttatctaatgggtgagtcCAACACCTaaatcattccatggatccccttactagcccaTTAATTCTACACCACACATTACACAACACACTTCTAACCCTAACACTAGGAGGCAAAATCGGCGCCTccctccttctctctcttggtCTCGATTTTCATGCCtagcacgtgggagaattagggttttgattattgttcttgatctatcctaattcataagATTAGATCGAGACAATCTCGTATTTTGTGATTGGTATTCCTAGATCTCTTCAAAGCTATTTGTTGATTATCCAAGATCCGCACACACGGATGATTGATCAATGACAAGGGAATAGTACAGAAGATTCatggtcgataaaccaaggatctccgggtggtgcagctagcaacgtcaatccaataATGGATAAAGAGGTAACAAATTAATACATGTCAAATATGCATGGTTATGTAATTATTTGATGTGTAATCTATAcatctatgtttattgcatgaaattggaatcgaatgcataatcatctaaatagatccgttaagGACCTATttgttttccgtgtcttccactgcggtagtcccaacacaTCATCCACATATTCAGGGATACGTATCTTTAAAAGCCTGCCCCTCTCGACTGCCAAGGTTTGATGAATTTACATGGGAGAGTGCACGACTTTCCTGGAATGTTGGGCatcatagattgtatgcattgtgAGTGCAAGAACTACCTTGTCGCTGAAAGGGATGTACATGACCGGGTTCAAAGGCAAGAATCCCACAATGATCCTCGAAGCTATTGCTGACTATCGGctgtggatttggcatgcgtatttaGGGGTTACCGGGTCGAATAACGACATCAATGTCCCACAGTCATCGCCCCTTTTTCAATGAGTGATACGCTCGCATTTTGCagtattttaaggccattatttggtccgtttttaatgtcaaagttgcattacatgtccattatttgcatattttatctattttggtattttgacatgttttgtgagaaatgtgcatatttgagcctaaaaagggAGTTAAAACACGAAGCAGGAAATCTGGAGAACTTCAGGTGGCATCCGGCGACCGCCAGTGCTTAGCGGAGACAAAGACACGCCCGGCGACTGCCGGGAATTGCGTGGCGACCGCCACAAGGAGTCAAAAGCTTCTGGACTgcacgcggcgaccgccggccaaggtgcggcggcccgccacaaAAATGCGGCGCGCTATAGCTGTCTCCAAACTCAATTTGCCGGCGATCCTGAAGTCCGATCAGAGCGTTCTACACaccattctcttcttcttgaaAAGAGATTCAAGATGGTACAAGAAtcacctcaatcggagttctgtggagagagTTTTGTCCGTTTTACCAAAGTCACGCAAAGCTGCCAGCTGCAGCCTAGGTggaaatttaaagaaggaaagaagatattaccttgtgaagccaaatcttttccttctagtATGGCGAACGAAATTTACATCTTTCCTCATGCTTGGAGGAAACTtaaatccaaatttaaatccttcgCAAGCCTATGTATACCCCATAACCCCATTCATAGATTTCAACCCTTCCATAGCCCCCAAAAGGGGAGCCTTCATGCTCCCCCTCCATTCTCCAACCCTAATTCTTTCATCCATCATTGCATCACCATTCTTGGAGATTGAAGCAAGGCAAGAGGAGCATGGAGACTTCAAGATTCATCcttgggttttgtttgtttatttcatatctcgtactttaattattgttttagttcatctgTCTATGGATTGCTAAACAATAGAATTTTGAGGTTTGATAGTAATTGACTTTTATGtagttctttttatgtttaatgttCAGAACTCGTTTCcacttgatttttcttgaacttttGTTCGACTAATTGGCCGACCTTGATTATTGTCAATCTTTGATCGGTGATAGCTTTGATTGGTTTATCTTATATGTTCATACAATAATTGTGACATGAGTATTGATGCATGATAGGGAGAGATCGTGGTAAAACTTGAGTCGGATGAACGtagaactaattaaaataactaaagagTTAGTGAAATCATTATCCTTGAAATTCCTCTATTTGCCTAATTCTATCTTCtttgcttttattgttttactttatctctagttttatatattttaatctcaaatctatgtttctctagatagtatttgacgcttagtacataatagtcagttgcaattatattccccgtgttcgatatcctggtactgacctttagctatactagatctaccctgtatacttgcaggtatttttaatgctaataaaaagtgcatcaatgAGCAGTGCCTTGGCGTGGGTCAGCCATTAGTTTTGTAGGTAACGACAACCAGCATGATATGGGTTACTATATGGctgatgggatataccctagaGGCCCGtatttgtgaagacgatcagatgccCAACAGATCCAAAGAAGATTTACTTTGCGCAATGACAAGAGGCTGCGTGCAATGATGTGGAGCGgacatttggtgtgctccactCGTGATGGGTTGCGATAAAGGGTCATTCACGCCAGTGATATGCTGACTGCATCGCTGATATCATGTACGCATgtatcatcatgcataacatgatagtcgacAATGAAGGTCCAAAACCCACTGATTGGGCCAATGAAGATGGTGTCGGACCAAGCCACGGTGTGGCCACTGTCCCTGTACAAATGGGGATTTCCGCGATGACGCTAAAAGGGTCCAAGCATTTGTTTCTATGCACCAGCAAGAAGCCTGTACTCGACTCCAGACGATATTATTGAAAAGTTATGGGCACGTAGGATTGCACATTGATAacgtttgtattttttttttatgtttgtttcatcgttgtattttttttccaaaatcgTAATACAATGAAGGTTTTCAAATTAGttaaactatgttttttttccccaatttatattttgttttgttgttttttgtgttatttaaagaaaaaaattattttggctAGGGCAATGGGTAAGAtgtgaaaatggcatgataatgTGACATGGGTAGTTTTTAGCTGGGCTAGAGCGATCCTATCATGGATGCTCTTATCGCATGACTCGCACGTTCTACCTACTTGCTCAAAGTCAACTTACGACTTTATATATTATCATTAACTATACttcaaaattaacaatttgaatttgaagcaTAGTAGCAAAAATGCTCACACTCCTCCTCGTCAGCTGGCTTCTCTTGAGCGGCCTAACCTCAACAACAGCAGCAACACACGCCGCCACCATCGTAGACACACACAACATCACCAATGCCGCGACTATCACGAAACCCGGCTGCTCCAGCAAGTGCGGCAACCTGATCGTCCCCTACCCTTTCCGCATCGGCATGGACTCCGGCTGCGGCCTCAACAGAGACTTCGAGCTCAACTGCACCACCGACTTCGGCGCCCCACAGCTCCTCTACGGCAACATCCGCGTCTTCGACATCTCCGACGACCGCTGGCGCATCTCCAACGTGGTCGCCCGCAAATGCTACGACAAAGCAGGAGCACCAACTCAAGAAAACAGCGCCTCCTCCGACATCAGGGGGACCCCATTGAGCTACTCCCCACTGAACAAGTTCACGGTGATTGGGTGCGACGACTTCGCCCTGGTGGACGGGGAAGGCAGCCGCAGCTTCAACAGCATCACGCTCTGTATGACGCTCTGCTCCAGAGCGGAGGAATTGATCGGAGGCATGTGCTCCGGCATCGGCTGCTGCCAGACTTCGCTGCCGAATGGGCTCCTGTACTATGAGACCAAACTCGCCAGCTTGAACAACCACACTAATATCTCTGATTTCGGGCCGTGCAGCTATGCCTTCTTCGGGGAGGAGAACCACTTCGAGTTTCGCGGCGCAGCGGACCTTTCTGATCCCAATTTCGTGCAGCGGGTCGAGGAGACGGTCCCCATCGTCTTGGATTGGGCCATTGGGAATAGCACGTGCGACCAAGCTGCAGCGGCGGCTGATTACGCTTGCAAGGCTAACAGTGCTTGCGTTGATTCCACCACCGGCTTGGGAGGTTACCGTTGCCTGTGTGATCCCGGCTATGAAGGAAGCCCCTATTTAGATCCAGGCTGTATAGGtatgtctttttttattattatgaagaAATAGggtaaatcataattttattatttagatcCAGGCTGTATAGGCTATGAAGAAATAGTACTGATTtgttctatatttttataaatctaaaatgataaaatcatcaaagttttccatttcttaattattcGAGGAGACATTTTTCTGATGAAACCTATGATCATGTGACAAACTGTCACCCATACAAACGATAGATTTActatttcagttttgaaaaGTATAGGGTAAATCATAATTTGACTATTCTTAGTGatttatttggaaattaaTATGCCCTTTAAAGTGggttaattattaaattttgtggtttgtatttattcaatttgtaGATGTTGATGAATGCGCAATGGGGCTCGACGATTGTGTTAAAAAAGGTTGCTTGAACAAACCAGGGGGTTACGATTGTTTTTGTCCTAAAGGGCATATTGGGGATGGTCGAAAGAATGGTAAAGGTTGCATTGGTAACAACTCATCAAATCGAAGCATCAAAATTGTCTTAGGTAATTCTCACGATTTCACATCTCgtattttactataattattgATGAAGTATCTGTCGATTTTAGAGATGATTGCTAGTGTTTTGTAgatctctctatttttttttaatttcaacttttttctttctaattcaagaatcattttttttttttgtatttttcagttgttatttcaaatttatgtcttttttacttaagtattttgtatttaaattatatattttcagctatatacatttaaaatttaaattatgcatttttcgtaatatatttacattaggatattttttattatgttgatGAACTATGTGTCGATTTTAGATATGATTGCCAGTGTCTTATAGAtctagtattatatttatactactataacgGTTGAAGAAGTACGTACTAGTTTAGGCATTTGGATCCCGATGATAGGCAAGCACACCGCAAAGTGCTTAGTGCTTAAGTACGGTACTGCGATTACCCTAAGCACGCTTTCGTATGCATTTAGTGCGTGCACAAGCACAAATAAGACAAGCAATGGTTGCATACCAGttttaatttcaactttttttccttttaattctAGAATCAGTTTTTTCTGTCTTTTTTcgattgttattttaaatttatgtcttttttacgtaagtattttgtactatttaaataagtatacattttaaatttaaattatgtatattttgtaATGTGTTTacattagtatatttttaattatgtgcttattaaattaaaatcataatctCCCTCGTccctaaaatttgtcacttatttctattttcgttcgtccctaaaaatttatcacattttattattatcatttttttagtagacctcacattattttattataaaactaatgtataaaagtatgatacacattctactaactttttcaactcaatttctattacatatcttaaaattCTGCTCGGTCAAAacatgacaaaatttaagggacgggggagtacatttttttcaaagtatttagatttatatatttgtattatgtatttcatttgatttgatttatgaattttacctaatgtgtatttttctaatttaattatgtaattttagtttttagtaACAGAGTCCTAACATTTTTGTAAtctcatatttaaaatagaaattataaataataaagaaataaaaataaatgtgaaagATTTTAAATGCTTTAAATAAAGGGCAATTTGATAAGGTAGATAACTTCTCCATATTAGatttatcttaattaaaatgatttaaaatgtattttCGTCATGTCTTAACTATCTTCTTCTATGACTATGAtgcataaaattcaaattaccACTCTggataattaagtatatttacataaaggaaatactctcttcgtcccacaaaagatgtcacacttgtgggataACACGagaaggttttgttttgtgtgttagatggagagaaaaaatataatttttatattaatatgagagagaacttttttcaaaaatgaaaatgtgatatcttttatgggacaaattaaaaagaaaattgtgacatctatgggacggaggtagtaatgaTTAAGATATAGTCGACAGAAACatgttttttataaaattgaaccATTGCTCAGGCTgcccaaaattaaaattatgtaagAATTTGCTCGTTATTTGTtatgttttggatgaaaattattttgatgattacttgtatttttttttcatcatattATGATCTTATTGGAGTTGTTTAATAATGCAGGTTCCGGATTGAGTTTCTTAGCCTTAATTATTGTCGCAACATTGATATATTTCAGcctcaaaaaaagaaaattgataaaactaaGAGAGAAATTTTTCCAACAAAACGGCGGTATGCTTCTGAAACAACAATTCTCCTCCACCGAAGAAGGTAACTCCATGGAATCCACAAAGATATTCACGGCGGAGCAGCTCGAGAAAGCCACCAACAACTACGCCGATGACCGAATCCTAGGCCGAGGAGGCTACGGCACGGTCTACAAAGGCATCATGCCCAACAACACCATCGTCGCAATCAAAAAGTCGCGAGTGATGGACGCTAGCCAAATCGAGCAGTTCATCAATGAAGTCGTGATACTGACGCAAATCAATCACAGGAATGTGGTCAAACTGTTGGGATGTTGTCTGGAGGCTGAGGTGCCACTGTTGGTCTATGAGTATGTCTCCCACGGCACGCTCTACGAACACTTCAACAAGGCCGGGGCCGCCTGGCTGTCCTGGGAGAGCCGCCTAAGGATCGCGTCAGAGGCTGCAGGCGCCCTGTCGTACCTCCACTCGGCGGCCAACATCCCGATCATCCATAGGGATGTCAAGTCCGCCAACATCTTGCTTGACGAGCATTTCACTGCCAAGATCTCGGATTTTGGGGCCTCAAGGCTTATTTCCTTGGACCAGACAAAAGTGACAACACTGGTCCAGGGAACTTTAGGCTACCTAGACCCTGAGTATTTCCACTCGAGCCAGCTAACAGAAAAGAGCGATGTTTATAGTTTTGGAGTCGTTCTGGCAGAGCTGATGACGGGGAAGAAGCCCATTGACATGGAGAGGAGCCTCGAGACGCGCAATTTAACAATGTATTTCTGCATGTCGGTGAAGGAGAACAAACTATTTCCGATACTGGAGCCGAGAGTGGTGAGGGAAGGATCGTTGGAGCAGCTGCAGGCTATGGCGCAGCTGGTGAAGCGGTGCCTGAACTTGAACGGCGAAGACAGGCCGACGATGAAGGAGGTGGCGATGGAGCTCGAAGGATTGAGGAAGTTCAACAAACATCCATGGGCGAATCAAGGTGCAGACGAGGAGGAATCGGTCGGGTTGATGAATCAGAACGACGTCGCAGCTGCTGCCGATCTCTATAGTGTTCGGATTGAATCGGGGGAAGATCTCTACACTGCGCCGATCAGCTCTGGGGATTTAACCGGCCAATACAGTTTGAACAGTGATCAGAGTCCCAACATTTTCCCTCACAAGAAGAATAACCCCTATTGATCAAGTGCTTTCGGTTCGTCAATGCACATTCGAACTCCACATTTGTATGATATGTCGATACATCACATTTTCTAATTCCGCAATTTGGGATGATTTGAACCCCAACAGAAtcaatgcaatattgttggaTAAATTACAATATAAATCACCCAATCTCCAGTTTCCAAGTCCAATcttagtttcaattttttgcaTGTGACTGATAAATTCAGTTGTCTAATGctctaattttttactattgGGGCTTCTCCCATTTTTCTAGTAATCGATAAAATAACATGGACATCCGCATTAATTgagtagtataaattattgcgataggagtactatataagagtaaaggccaaaactggTCTTGAACATATGttcattttacgattttggtcctagacattatcttttgaatttttggatCCCAAACATTTCAAGATCACAATCGGTCCAAAGTTAACTATTCCATCAAATTTTAACGGTCAAAGTTTTTAatcccaattttgaccaaattaagtTGCtaaataacacaacaaaatttagCAGCGGAACAAATCCGTCACTGATGCGTATTTTAGAGTATCTGCTTCAGTGCACACAGGatatcaagtttaattaattaactctaataatACTACGATACTGCAAGATTACAGCGTCGTTAGTAATATTTCAAGTGTCGATCCACAGGGAGGTAGAAGAttgtttaaaacttaaaaacttaaaaagatgtagcataaagatttgatttttggttttgaaagaTGTTGACGAAATAAAACTACAAGTTAACTAAAGAAAGACTattcaaatgagaaaatatgccACTCCAAGTTACTCACTAGGCTTGTATTGTTCTACACCTATACAACGAAACATATGAAGGGATTAAAACATCAACCTAATCA harbors:
- the LOC125221036 gene encoding wall-associated receptor kinase 5-like; translation: MAHDGDDDPMQRIDDKLWERTSAEIDRLLEPHMQQQSQPVVPRPIQHQRTVARDHVSAHQRLFDDYFVEEPRWGEPFFRRHFRMHRPLFLHIVSVLEACIVAKMLTLLLVSWLLLSGLTSTTAATHAATIVDTHNITNAATITKPGCSSKCGNLIVPYPFRIGMDSGCGLNRDFELNCTTDFGAPQLLYGNIRVFDISDDRWRISNVVARKCYDKAGAPTQENSASSDIRGTPLSYSPLNKFTVIGCDDFALVDGEGSRSFNSITLCMTLCSRAEELIGGMCSGIGCCQTSLPNGLLYYETKLASLNNHTNISDFGPCSYAFFGEENHFEFRGAADLSDPNFVQRVEETVPIVLDWAIGNSTCDQAAAAADYACKANSACVDSTTGLGGYRCLCDPGYEGSPYLDPGCIDVDECAMGLDDCVKKGCLNKPGGYDCFCPKGHIGDGRKNGKGCIGNNSSNRSIKIVLGSGLSFLALIIVATLIYFSLKKRKLIKLREKFFQQNGGMLLKQQFSSTEEGNSMESTKIFTAEQLEKATNNYADDRILGRGGYGTVYKGIMPNNTIVAIKKSRVMDASQIEQFINEVVILTQINHRNVVKLLGCCLEAEVPLLVYEYVSHGTLYEHFNKAGAAWLSWESRLRIASEAAGALSYLHSAANIPIIHRDVKSANILLDEHFTAKISDFGASRLISLDQTKVTTLVQGTLGYLDPEYFHSSQLTEKSDVYSFGVVLAELMTGKKPIDMERSLETRNLTMYFCMSVKENKLFPILEPRVVREGSLEQLQAMAQLVKRCLNLNGEDRPTMKEVAMELEGLRKFNKHPWANQGADEEESVGLMNQNDVAAAADLYSVRIESGEDLYTAPISSGDLTGQYSLNSDQSPNIFPHKKNNPY